In a genomic window of Phragmites australis chromosome 14, lpPhrAust1.1, whole genome shotgun sequence:
- the LOC133890745 gene encoding leucine-rich repeat extensin-like protein 6 encodes MKKASPSLLLLLALLLLSSAALLAAGQQQQQPQTGKQTAANNPRLQKAYEALQALKRAITEDPKNLTRNWCGPDVCAYYGVFCAPAPDDPHAVTVAGLDLNHGDLAGTFPEELGLLSDLALLHLNSNRFAGGLPESLPKLHLLHELDVSNNRLSGGFPQHILCLPNVKYVDIRFNNLCGPVPPAIFDKPLDALFLNDNHFDFELPESLGNSPASVIVLANLRLSGCLPPSVGRMAGTLNEFVVLNAGLRSCIPQEVGWLRELTVLDLSFNQLQGQLPESMAGMHALEQLDVAHNELSGHIPEGICALAPNLRNFTYSYNYFCSEPQRCLDIRRIDDRQNCIAGRPDQRPADQCLAFLHRPPVHCDEHGCFAPPHY; translated from the coding sequence ATGAAGAAGGCCTCGCcgtcgctgctgctgcttctggccctgctgctcctctcctccgccgcgctgctcgccgccggccagcagcagcagcagccgcagaCGGGGAAGCAGACGGCGGCGAACAACCCGCGGCTGCAGAAGGCGTACGAGGCGCTGCAGGCGCTGAAGCGCGCCATCACGGAGGACCCCAAGAACCTGACGCGCAATTGGTGCGGCCCAGACGTGTGCGCCTACTACGGCGTCTTCTGCGCGCCCGCGCCCGACGACCCGCACGCGGTCACGGTCGCCGGCCTGGACCTCAACCACGGCGACCTGGCGGGGACGTTCCCGGAGGAGCTCGGCCTCCTCTCCGACCTCGCGCTGCTGCACCTCAACTCCAACCGCTTCGCAGGCGGGCTCCCCGAGTCGCTGCCCAAGCTGCACCTCCTCCACGAGCTCGACGTCAGCAACAACCGCCTCTCCGGCGGCTTCCCGCAGCACATCCTCTGCCTGCCCAACGTCAAGTACGTCGACATCCGGTTCAACAACCTGTGCGGCCCCGTGCCACCGGCCATCTTCGACAAGCCGCTCGACGCGCTCTTCCTCAACGACAACCACTTCGACTTCGAGCTGCCGGAGAGCCTGGGCAACTCGCCAGCGTCCGTGATCGTGCTCGCCAACCTGCGCCTGAGCGGCTGCCTGCCGCCCAGCGTCGGCCGCATGGCCGGCACGCTCAACGAGTTCGTCGTGCTCAACGCCGGCCTCCGGTCCTGCATCCCCCAGGAGGTCGGCTGGCTCCGCGAGCTCACCGTGCTTGACCTCAGCTTCAACCAGCTCCAGGGCCAGCTGCCGGAGTCCATGGCCGGGATGCAcgcgctcgagcagctcgaCGTCGCGCACAACGAGCTCTCCGGCCACATCCCCGAGGGCATCTGCGCGCTGGCGCCGAACCTCAGGAACTTCACCTACTCATACAACTACTTCTGCAGCGAGCCGCAGCGCTGCCTCGATATCCGCCGCATCGACGACCGCCAGAACTGCATCGCCGGCCGGCCCGACCAGCGCCCGGCCGACCAGTGCCTCGCGTTCCTGCACCGCCCGCCGGTGCACTGCGACGAGCACGGCTGCTTCGCGCCGCCGCATTACTGA